From the Nodularia sp. NIES-3585 genome, one window contains:
- a CDS encoding phosphate-starvation-inducible PsiE family protein, whose product MPKRVIAEVQSWFKRERIVSNLEIFQDIIVISLCLGLFGVMLIRLGDMFFSFLHPLDLREVTSDILFILILVELFRLLLDYLQQQHISVGAAVEITIVSALREVILRGVLEIPRDQIFAISVFLVVLAGILAALPWMSRFFEGVKILTPEASEEKI is encoded by the coding sequence ATGCCAAAGCGGGTGATTGCAGAAGTACAAAGTTGGTTTAAGCGCGAGAGAATTGTCAGTAATTTAGAAATTTTCCAAGACATTATTGTGATTTCTCTGTGCTTAGGATTATTTGGTGTGATGCTGATCCGATTAGGTGATATGTTTTTCTCATTTTTGCATCCATTAGATTTAAGGGAAGTAACTTCTGATATTTTGTTTATTTTGATTTTAGTAGAGTTATTTCGGCTCCTACTTGATTACCTACAACAACAGCATATATCTGTAGGTGCAGCCGTGGAAATTACTATTGTTTCAGCATTACGAGAAGTAATTTTACGTGGTGTTCTGGAAATTCCTCGTGATCAAATTTTTGCAATTTCTGTGTTTCTAGTAGTTTTAGCGGGAATTCTCGCCGCTTTACCTTGGATGTCTCGATTTTTTGAAGGTGTGAAAATTCTTACTCCCGAAGCAAGTGAGGAAAAAATATAG
- a CDS encoding HNH endonuclease has translation MNKTPRIPIPPEVRKYVFQRDKYQCQSCGKTQLETNLTIDHIIPLARGGQNDMSNLHTLCFTCNQKKTDKIDPRFRRHFQD, from the coding sequence ATGAATAAAACACCCCGAATTCCTATCCCTCCAGAAGTCAGAAAATATGTATTCCAACGTGATAAATACCAATGTCAAAGCTGCGGAAAAACCCAGTTAGAAACTAACCTGACAATTGACCATATCATCCCTCTAGCCCGTGGCGGTCAAAACGATATGAGCAATTTACACACCCTCTGCTTCACTTGTAACCAGAAAAAAACTGATAAAATCGATCCCCGCTTCCGGCGACATTTTCAAGACTAA